A region of Rhodospirillales bacterium DNA encodes the following proteins:
- a CDS encoding NADH:flavin oxidoreductase, whose amino-acid sequence MPRPTAPLFRPFTVGPLTLPNRLVMAPMTRSFSPGGVPGDDVAAYYRRRAEDGVGLIVTEGTVVAHPAAANDPRVPRFHGDDALAGWAKVVAEVHDAGGRVMPQLWHVGTMRKAGSEPNPDVPPVGPSGLFKPERKVGEPMTEKEIADLIAAFARAAADAMRLGFDGIEIHGAHGYLIDQFFWEGTNVRDDAWGGDLVKRTRFAAEIVRACRRATSPDFPILLRFSQWKQQDYTARLAPGIDDLMRFLTPLADAGVDVFHCSTRRFWEPEFEGSGSSLNLAGWTKKLTGKPVITVGSVGLDGDFFGFVKGQSSGAASLDALIDMVAANEVDLVAVGRAMLADPRWVTKVREGRLSELGGFTSERLKTLV is encoded by the coding sequence ATGCCCCGTCCGACCGCGCCGTTGTTCCGTCCGTTCACCGTCGGACCGCTGACCCTGCCCAACCGCCTCGTGATGGCGCCGATGACGCGCAGCTTCTCGCCCGGCGGCGTGCCGGGCGACGACGTCGCGGCCTACTACCGCCGCCGCGCCGAGGACGGCGTCGGCCTGATCGTCACCGAGGGCACCGTCGTGGCGCATCCCGCCGCCGCCAACGATCCGCGCGTGCCGCGCTTCCACGGCGACGACGCGCTGGCCGGCTGGGCCAAGGTGGTGGCCGAGGTGCACGACGCCGGCGGCCGCGTCATGCCGCAGCTCTGGCACGTCGGCACCATGCGCAAGGCCGGCTCGGAGCCCAACCCCGATGTGCCGCCGGTCGGACCCTCCGGCCTGTTCAAGCCGGAGCGCAAGGTCGGCGAGCCGATGACCGAGAAGGAGATCGCCGATCTGATCGCCGCCTTCGCGCGCGCCGCCGCCGACGCGATGCGGCTGGGCTTCGACGGCATCGAGATCCACGGCGCGCACGGCTACCTGATCGACCAGTTCTTCTGGGAGGGCACCAACGTCCGCGACGACGCCTGGGGCGGCGACCTGGTCAAGCGCACGCGCTTCGCGGCCGAGATCGTGCGCGCGTGCCGCCGCGCCACGTCGCCGGACTTCCCGATCCTGCTGCGTTTCTCGCAATGGAAACAGCAGGACTACACAGCGCGGCTGGCGCCGGGCATCGACGATCTGATGCGGTTCCTGACGCCGCTGGCGGATGCCGGCGTCGACGTCTTCCACTGCTCGACGCGGCGCTTCTGGGAGCCGGAGTTCGAGGGCTCGGGCTCCTCGCTCAACCTCGCGGGCTGGACGAAGAAGCTGACCGGCAAGCCGGTGATCACGGTCGGCTCGGTCGGGCTCGACGGCGATTTCTTCGGCTTCGTCAAAGGCCAATCGAGCGGCGCCGCCTCGCTCGACGCGCTGATCGACATGGTCGCCGCCAACGAGGTCGACCTCGTCGCCGTCGGCCGCGCCATGCTGGCCGATCCGCGCTGGGTGACGAAGGTGCGCGAGGGCCGCCTGTCCGAGCTCGGCGGCTTCACCTCGGAGCGGCTCAAGACGCTGGTCTAG
- a CDS encoding lipid A deacylase LpxR family protein translates to MRRAMTMAALAAVLVANPARADEEPPSAPSAAPAPTKADAPDNRTPKAILTIQIENDFLSRWARSDRDYTNGIRLGWLSAPVAMPRWLASATTVPTFLGERKADSVVRRWGVSIGQNLYTPADTGRRDLIANDRPYAGWAYIGFALQYAYVVDDQPVRLDTIQLDIGVVGPAAAGRFSQNNWHTLIGADKARGWRNQLRNEPTVNLTFERRWRVGRLDLSLPLGLESDVIPRIGVAVGNVATYAAIGGTIRIGNDLRNDFGPPRARPSMPGSETFGARDGFGWYVFAGVDGQAYARNIFLDGNTFRDSHNVDRRPFVLDVQAGVALLFRSARVSLTHVLRSPEFSEQRRWAQFGSVSVAFRY, encoded by the coding sequence ATGCGGCGTGCGATGACGATGGCGGCGCTGGCGGCGGTCCTGGTGGCCAACCCCGCCCGCGCCGACGAGGAGCCGCCCTCGGCGCCATCGGCGGCGCCGGCCCCGACCAAGGCGGACGCGCCGGACAACCGCACGCCCAAGGCGATCCTCACGATCCAGATCGAGAACGATTTCCTCAGCCGCTGGGCCAGGTCGGACCGCGACTACACCAACGGCATCCGGCTGGGCTGGCTGTCGGCGCCGGTGGCGATGCCGCGGTGGCTGGCGTCGGCGACCACCGTCCCGACCTTCCTCGGCGAGCGCAAGGCCGACAGCGTGGTGCGCCGCTGGGGCGTCTCGATCGGACAGAATCTCTACACGCCCGCCGACACCGGCCGGCGCGACCTGATCGCCAACGACCGGCCCTACGCCGGCTGGGCGTATATCGGCTTCGCGCTGCAGTACGCCTATGTCGTCGACGACCAGCCGGTGCGCCTCGACACCATCCAGCTCGACATCGGCGTGGTCGGACCGGCCGCCGCCGGCCGCTTCTCGCAGAACAACTGGCACACCCTGATCGGCGCCGACAAGGCGCGCGGCTGGCGCAACCAGCTGCGCAACGAACCGACCGTGAACCTCACCTTCGAGCGCCGCTGGCGGGTCGGCCGGCTCGACCTGTCGCTGCCGCTGGGGCTCGAGTCGGACGTCATCCCGCGCATCGGCGTGGCGGTCGGCAACGTCGCCACCTACGCCGCGATCGGCGGCACGATCCGCATCGGCAACGACCTGCGCAACGATTTCGGCCCGCCCCGCGCACGGCCGTCGATGCCCGGCTCGGAGACCTTCGGCGCCCGCGACGGCTTCGGCTGGTACGTCTTCGCCGGCGTCGACGGCCAGGCGTACGCCCGCAACATCTTCCTCGACGGCAACACCTTCCGCGACAGCCACAACGTCGACCGCCGGCCGTTCGTGCTCGACGTCCAGGCCGGCGTGGCCCTGCTGTTCCGCAGCGCCCGCGTCAGCCTGACCCACGTGCTGCGCTCGCCGGAGTTCTCCGAGCAGCGACGCTGGGCGCAGTTCGGCTCGGTCAGCGTGGCGTTCCGCTACTGA
- a CDS encoding amidase → MLPTIRQTAADLAAGRATSRALTEAALARIADSAGEGARAFIHVYRDQALAAADASDALRKAGVAQGPLAGVPVSIKNLCDVAGETTLAGSKALDDSPPATADAPVLARLRAAGAVVVGSTNMSEFAFSGLGFNPHYGTPGNPADRARVPGGSSSGAAVSVADGMAVAALGTDTGGSVRIPSALCGLTGFKPTARRVPIDGVVPLSTSLDSIGPLAASVECCAIVDSVFAGEPVDVPAPARLDALTFAVPRHFVLNDMDATVSAAFARALTTLSAKGVRIVEIDLPQLDELPAINAKGGFAASEAYAWHKELIARRGNVYDPLIAPRIRRGAEMSAADYIELLAKRADLQRRVSAVTSDYDAVVMPTCPIVAPTLNEIATPDGFTRNNMLVLRNCTVGNFLDRCALSIPCHRGDELPVGFMLMGETMADRRLLAIGRAVETALRTG, encoded by the coding sequence ATGCTTCCCACGATCCGACAGACCGCCGCCGATCTCGCCGCCGGGCGCGCGACCAGCCGCGCGCTGACCGAGGCGGCGCTGGCGCGCATCGCCGATTCCGCCGGCGAGGGCGCCCGCGCCTTCATCCACGTGTACCGCGACCAGGCGCTGGCCGCCGCCGACGCCTCGGACGCGCTGCGCAAGGCGGGCGTGGCGCAGGGCCCGCTGGCCGGTGTGCCGGTCTCGATCAAGAACCTCTGCGACGTCGCCGGCGAGACCACTTTGGCTGGATCGAAGGCGCTCGACGATTCGCCGCCCGCGACGGCCGACGCGCCGGTGCTGGCGCGGCTGCGCGCCGCCGGCGCCGTCGTCGTCGGCAGCACCAACATGAGCGAGTTCGCGTTCTCCGGGCTGGGCTTCAACCCCCACTACGGCACGCCCGGCAATCCGGCCGACCGCGCCCGCGTGCCCGGCGGCTCGTCATCGGGCGCCGCGGTGTCGGTGGCCGACGGCATGGCGGTGGCGGCGCTGGGCACCGACACCGGCGGCTCCGTGCGCATCCCCTCGGCGCTGTGCGGGCTGACCGGCTTCAAGCCGACGGCCCGGCGCGTGCCGATCGACGGCGTCGTGCCGCTGTCGACCTCGCTGGATTCGATCGGCCCGCTGGCCGCGAGCGTGGAGTGCTGCGCGATCGTCGATTCGGTGTTCGCCGGCGAGCCGGTCGACGTGCCGGCGCCGGCGCGGCTCGACGCGCTGACCTTCGCGGTGCCCCGCCACTTCGTGCTCAACGACATGGACGCCACGGTGTCCGCCGCCTTCGCGCGCGCGCTCACGACGCTGTCGGCGAAGGGCGTGCGCATCGTCGAGATCGATCTGCCGCAGCTCGACGAACTGCCGGCGATCAACGCCAAGGGCGGCTTCGCGGCGTCGGAGGCCTACGCGTGGCACAAGGAGCTGATCGCGCGCAGGGGCAACGTCTACGACCCGTTGATCGCCCCGCGCATCCGGCGCGGCGCCGAGATGAGCGCGGCCGACTACATCGAGCTGCTGGCCAAGCGCGCCGATCTCCAGCGCCGGGTCTCGGCGGTCACGTCGGACTACGACGCCGTCGTGATGCCGACCTGCCCGATCGTGGCGCCGACGCTCAACGAGATCGCGACGCCCGACGGCTTCACGCGCAACAACATGCTGGTGCTGCGCAACTGCACCGTCGGCAATTTCCTCGACCGCTGCGCGCTGTCGATCCCCTGCCACCGGGGCGACGAGCTGCCGGTCGGCTTCATGCTGATGGGCGAGACCATGGCCGACCGCCGCCTCCTCGCCATCGGCCGCGCGGTCGAGACGGCGTTGCGGACGGGCTAA
- the leuC gene encoding 3-isopropylmalate dehydratase large subunit, which yields MAGRTLFDKIWESHVVADLGDGFALLHLDRVLIHDLSGARALQEVSEKGYKVARPELAFATPDHAVSTAPGRTEDTFAVGGKLLRGMRRRAAEHGIRMFDLGRDGNGIVHVIGPELGISLPGLVMVCGDSHTSTHGGLGALAFGVGSSELVHALATQTLVQRKPRTMRIAFEGALAAGVTPKDMILHAIGRFGVAAGTGFAVEYAGAAIRALPLEGRFTICNLSIEMGAKMGMIAPDDATYQYIAGRDFAPKGAAFDAAVAHWRALPGDPDAVFDVEHRIDMADVAPQITWGISPEHVVAIDAAIPDPAGAADANQRAAWRAALAYQGLEPGKPIEGVPVDWVFIGSCTNGRISDLRAAAAIARGRRKAPNVTAWVVPGSERVKAQAEAEGLHEIFRAAGFEWREPGCSMCVASNGETVPPGRRSVSTSNRNFASRQGPDARTHLASPAMAAAAAIKGAIADVRKL from the coding sequence ATGGCCGGCAGGACGCTGTTCGACAAGATCTGGGAGAGCCACGTCGTCGCCGATCTCGGCGACGGCTTCGCGCTGCTGCATCTCGACCGCGTGCTGATCCACGACCTGTCCGGCGCCCGCGCGCTGCAGGAGGTGTCGGAGAAGGGCTACAAGGTCGCGCGGCCGGAGCTTGCCTTCGCGACTCCCGACCACGCCGTCTCGACCGCGCCGGGCCGCACCGAGGACACCTTCGCGGTCGGCGGCAAGCTGCTGCGCGGCATGCGCCGGCGCGCCGCCGAGCACGGCATCCGCATGTTCGACCTCGGCCGCGACGGCAACGGCATCGTGCACGTGATCGGCCCCGAGCTGGGCATCTCGCTGCCGGGTCTCGTGATGGTCTGCGGCGACAGCCACACCTCGACGCATGGCGGCCTCGGCGCGCTGGCGTTCGGCGTCGGCTCGTCGGAACTGGTGCACGCGCTGGCGACGCAGACGCTCGTGCAGCGCAAGCCGCGCACGATGCGCATCGCCTTCGAGGGCGCGCTGGCGGCGGGCGTCACGCCCAAGGACATGATCCTGCACGCCATCGGCCGCTTCGGCGTCGCCGCCGGCACCGGCTTCGCGGTCGAGTACGCCGGCGCCGCGATCCGCGCGCTGCCGCTGGAAGGCCGCTTCACCATCTGCAACCTCTCGATCGAGATGGGCGCCAAGATGGGCATGATCGCGCCCGACGACGCGACCTATCAATACATCGCCGGCCGCGACTTCGCGCCGAAGGGCGCCGCGTTCGACGCCGCCGTCGCGCATTGGCGCGCGCTGCCGGGCGATCCCGACGCGGTGTTCGATGTCGAGCATCGCATCGACATGGCCGACGTCGCGCCGCAGATCACCTGGGGCATCAGCCCCGAGCACGTCGTCGCCATCGACGCGGCGATCCCCGATCCGGCCGGCGCCGCCGACGCCAACCAGCGCGCGGCGTGGCGCGCGGCGCTGGCGTACCAGGGACTCGAGCCCGGCAAGCCGATCGAGGGCGTGCCCGTCGACTGGGTGTTCATCGGCTCCTGCACCAACGGCCGCATCTCCGATCTGCGCGCCGCCGCCGCCATCGCCAGGGGCCGCCGCAAGGCGCCGAACGTGACGGCGTGGGTCGTGCCCGGATCCGAGCGCGTCAAGGCGCAGGCCGAGGCCGAGGGATTGCACGAGATCTTCCGCGCCGCCGGCTTCGAATGGCGCGAGCCCGGCTGCTCGATGTGCGTGGCGTCCAACGGCGAGACCGTGCCGCCGGGCCGGCGCTCGGTCTCGACCTCCAACCGAAACTTCGCCTCGCGCCAGGGCCCCGACGCGCGCACCCATCTCGCCTCGCCCGCGATGGCCGCGGCGGCCGCGATCAAGGGCGCCATCGCCGACGTGCGCAAACTGTAG
- the leuD gene encoding 3-isopropylmalate dehydratase small subunit, translating into MEKFTRLEGVAAPLPRANVDTDMIIPMARLVGTTRADIEAWGFELFRFNRDGSENPDFVLNQPAYRGAPILLAGDNFGCGSSREAAVWALMGLGVKAVVAPSFGDIFRNNCYQNGLLPVPLSADDIAILADETAASPGNARVTIDLERQVVVSPRGREMAFEIEPKRKRALLDGLDEIGLTMTHADAIAARQARDRAARPWVWFAA; encoded by the coding sequence ATGGAGAAGTTCACCCGGCTCGAGGGCGTGGCGGCGCCGCTGCCGCGGGCCAACGTCGACACCGACATGATCATCCCGATGGCGCGGCTGGTCGGCACGACGCGCGCCGACATCGAGGCGTGGGGCTTCGAGCTGTTCCGCTTCAACCGCGACGGCTCCGAGAATCCGGACTTCGTCCTCAACCAGCCGGCCTACCGCGGCGCGCCGATCCTGCTGGCCGGCGACAATTTCGGCTGCGGCTCCAGCCGCGAGGCCGCCGTGTGGGCGCTGATGGGGCTCGGTGTGAAAGCCGTGGTCGCGCCCAGCTTCGGCGACATCTTCCGCAACAATTGCTACCAGAACGGCCTGCTGCCGGTGCCGCTGTCGGCCGACGACATCGCGATCCTCGCCGACGAGACCGCCGCGTCGCCCGGCAACGCGCGCGTCACCATCGACCTCGAGCGCCAGGTCGTCGTCTCGCCCAGGGGCCGCGAGATGGCGTTCGAGATCGAACCCAAGCGCAAGCGGGCGCTGCTCGACGGGCTGGACGAGATCGGACTCACGATGACGCACGCCGACGCCATCGCCGCACGGCAGGCGCGCGACCGCGCCGCGCGGCCGTGGGTGTGGTTCGCGGCGTGA
- a CDS encoding dihydroxy-acid dehydratase yields MAKGIRKGLATYGDPGFSLFLRKAFIKAMGYSDDALDRPIVGITNTFSDYNPCHGNVPKLIDAVKRGVMLAGGLPMEFPTVSIHESFSNPTSMFLRNLMAMDTEEMIRAQPMDSVVLIGGCDKTVPAQLMAAASADVPAIMLVTGPMLVGHFRGEVLGACTDCRRLWGQHRAGTFSESDIEEVSERLAPTTGTCMVMGTASTMACVTEALGMSLPGSGSIPATHADRLRAAEASGKRAVELAKAGGPKPREIMTKAAFRNAIVALQALGGSTNGLVHLTAIAGRCDVAIDLADVDQLGRDVPVLADLKPSGEHYLEHFHWAGGTMRMLREIQEHVDRDAMTIAGVTLGASIDAAPEIPGQTIIRTRATALSATGAMAVLRGNLAPRGAIIKQSAASAKLMSHTGRAVVFESVEDMVERMDDPALDVTADDVLVLRNAGPKGAPGMPEAGYIPIPMKLARQGVKDMVRISDARMSGTAFGTIVLHITPESAIGGPLGLVRNGDRIQLDVPGRRIELLVDAATLEARRRQWTPPVDHGINARGYTGLFLRSVLQADEGCDFDFLVRGPGGA; encoded by the coding sequence GTGGCCAAGGGCATCCGCAAGGGACTGGCGACCTACGGCGATCCGGGATTCTCGCTGTTCCTGCGCAAGGCCTTCATCAAGGCCATGGGCTACAGCGACGACGCGCTCGACCGGCCGATCGTCGGCATCACCAACACCTTCAGCGACTACAACCCGTGCCACGGCAACGTGCCGAAGCTGATCGACGCGGTGAAGCGCGGCGTGATGCTGGCCGGCGGCCTGCCGATGGAGTTCCCGACCGTCTCGATCCACGAGTCGTTCTCCAACCCCACCAGCATGTTCCTGCGCAACCTCATGGCGATGGACACCGAGGAGATGATCCGCGCCCAGCCGATGGACTCGGTCGTGCTGATCGGCGGTTGCGACAAGACCGTGCCGGCCCAGCTCATGGCGGCGGCCAGCGCCGACGTGCCGGCGATCATGCTGGTGACCGGCCCGATGCTGGTCGGCCATTTCCGGGGCGAGGTGCTGGGCGCCTGCACGGATTGCCGCCGCCTGTGGGGCCAGCACCGCGCCGGCACCTTCTCGGAGAGCGACATCGAGGAGGTCAGCGAACGGCTGGCGCCGACCACGGGCACCTGCATGGTGATGGGCACGGCCAGCACCATGGCCTGCGTGACGGAGGCGCTGGGCATGTCGCTGCCGGGCAGCGGCTCGATCCCCGCCACCCACGCCGATCGGCTGCGCGCGGCCGAGGCGTCGGGCAAGCGCGCCGTCGAGCTGGCGAAGGCCGGCGGGCCCAAGCCGCGCGAGATCATGACCAAGGCGGCGTTCCGCAACGCCATCGTGGCGCTGCAGGCGCTGGGCGGCTCGACCAACGGGCTGGTGCATCTCACCGCGATCGCCGGACGCTGCGACGTCGCCATCGATCTCGCCGACGTCGACCAGCTCGGGCGCGACGTGCCGGTGCTGGCCGACCTCAAGCCGTCGGGCGAGCACTATCTCGAGCATTTCCACTGGGCCGGCGGCACCATGCGGATGCTGCGCGAGATCCAGGAGCACGTCGACCGCGACGCCATGACCATCGCGGGCGTGACGCTGGGCGCCTCGATCGACGCCGCGCCGGAGATCCCCGGCCAGACCATCATCCGCACGCGGGCGACGGCGCTGAGCGCCACCGGCGCGATGGCCGTCCTGCGCGGCAACCTCGCGCCCCGGGGCGCGATCATCAAGCAGTCGGCGGCGTCGGCGAAACTGATGAGCCACACCGGCCGCGCGGTGGTGTTCGAGTCGGTCGAGGACATGGTCGAGCGCATGGACGATCCGGCGCTCGACGTCACGGCCGACGACGTGCTGGTGCTGCGCAACGCCGGCCCCAAGGGCGCGCCGGGCATGCCGGAGGCCGGCTACATCCCGATCCCGATGAAGCTGGCGCGCCAGGGCGTGAAGGACATGGTGCGCATCTCCGACGCGCGCATGAGCGGCACGGCGTTCGGTACCATCGTGCTGCACATCACGCCGGAATCCGCCATCGGCGGCCCGCTGGGGCTGGTGCGCAACGGCGACCGCATCCAGCTCGACGTGCCGGGACGGCGCATCGAGCTGCTGGTCGACGCCGCGACGCTGGAAGCGCGGCGGCGCCAATGGACGCCGCCGGTCGACCACGGGATCAACGCGCGGGGCTACACCGGGCTGTTCCTGCGCAGCGTGCTGCAGGCCGACGAGGGCTGCGACTTCGACTTCCTCGTGCGCGGGCCGGGCGGCGCGTAG
- a CDS encoding helix-turn-helix transcriptional regulator, producing the protein MRWRELGRETCSVARTVSVIGDRWTLLVLRDCFLRVRRFEDFQASLGITRHVLADRLRKLVKAGVLRKELYSARPRRHEYRLTDKGLDLHPVIMAIVHWGDVHLAGARGRPLLHTHAACGHDFDPVTTCSACAAPVAARDVRVRPGPGARRTVART; encoded by the coding sequence ATGCGCTGGCGCGAGCTCGGCCGCGAGACCTGCTCGGTGGCGCGCACGGTGTCGGTGATCGGCGACCGCTGGACCCTGCTGGTGCTGCGCGACTGCTTCCTGCGCGTGCGCCGGTTCGAGGATTTCCAGGCCAGCCTCGGCATCACGCGCCACGTGCTGGCCGACCGGCTGCGCAAGCTGGTGAAGGCCGGCGTGCTGCGCAAGGAGCTCTACAGCGCGCGGCCCCGGCGGCACGAGTACCGGTTGACCGACAAGGGTCTCGACCTGCATCCCGTGATCATGGCGATCGTGCACTGGGGCGACGTCCATCTCGCGGGCGCGCGCGGGCGGCCGCTGCTGCACACCCACGCCGCCTGCGGCCACGATTTCGATCCCGTGACGACCTGCTCGGCCTGCGCCGCGCCGGTCGCCGCCCGCGACGTGCGCGTGCGGCCGGGGCCGGGCGCGCGGCGGACGGTGGCGCGGACCTAG
- a CDS encoding 2-hydroxychromene-2-carboxylate isomerase produces MTASVEFHFDFGSPNAYLSHRLIPGIEKRTGVKFKYVPVLLGGVFKLTNNAAPMVQYKDVKHKLAYQRREMARFIARHGLSRFAMNPHFPVNTVQIMRGAVAADIDGKLAPYVEAVFRAMWEDGLKMDDSEVIKTALDAAGIDGARILARIQDQDVKDRLLKNTEESVARGTFGSPMLYVGDEPFFGKDRLRDVEEEIASPLAKV; encoded by the coding sequence ATGACCGCCAGCGTCGAGTTCCATTTCGATTTCGGCAGCCCCAACGCCTATCTCAGCCACCGGCTGATCCCCGGAATCGAGAAACGCACGGGCGTGAAGTTCAAGTACGTGCCGGTGCTGCTGGGCGGCGTGTTCAAGCTGACCAACAACGCCGCCCCGATGGTCCAGTACAAGGACGTCAAGCACAAGCTGGCCTACCAGCGCCGCGAGATGGCGCGCTTCATCGCGCGCCACGGCCTGTCGCGCTTCGCGATGAACCCGCACTTCCCGGTCAACACCGTGCAGATCATGCGCGGCGCGGTCGCCGCCGACATCGACGGCAAGCTGGCGCCCTATGTCGAGGCGGTGTTCCGCGCGATGTGGGAGGACGGGCTGAAGATGGACGATTCCGAGGTCATCAAGACCGCGCTCGACGCCGCCGGCATCGACGGCGCCCGCATCCTCGCGCGCATCCAGGACCAGGACGTCAAGGACCGGCTGTTGAAGAACACCGAGGAGTCGGTCGCGCGCGGCACCTTCGGCAGCCCGATGCTCTACGTCGGCGACGAGCCCTTCTTCGGCAAGGACCGCCTGCGCGACGTCGAGGAGGAGATCGCCTCGCCGCTGGCGAAGGTGTGA
- a CDS encoding SDR family oxidoreductase produces the protein MTARGAALVVGAGDATGGAIARRFAREGLTACVVRRNADKLGPLVERIVADGGAARAFGVDARKEEEMVALIDTIEREVGPLEVAVFNIGANVRFGIRETTARVYFKVWEMAAFAGFLTGREAARVMAPRGRGSILFTGATASLRGRDGYAAFSGAKHATRALAQSMSRELGPLGVHVAHVVVDGAIDTEWIRTNFPQRYAAKEHDGILNPDHIAENYWMLHKQPRDAWTHELDLRPWSESW, from the coding sequence ATGACGGCACGCGGAGCGGCGCTGGTGGTGGGCGCGGGCGACGCCACGGGCGGCGCGATCGCGCGGCGCTTCGCGCGCGAGGGGCTGACGGCCTGCGTCGTGCGCCGGAACGCCGACAAGCTCGGGCCGCTGGTCGAGCGCATCGTGGCCGACGGCGGCGCCGCGCGCGCCTTCGGCGTCGACGCGCGCAAGGAGGAGGAGATGGTGGCGCTGATCGACACCATCGAGCGCGAGGTCGGGCCGCTGGAGGTGGCGGTGTTCAACATCGGCGCCAACGTGCGCTTCGGCATCCGCGAGACCACGGCGCGCGTCTACTTCAAGGTCTGGGAGATGGCGGCGTTCGCCGGCTTCCTCACCGGCCGCGAGGCGGCGCGGGTGATGGCGCCGCGCGGGCGGGGCTCGATCCTGTTCACCGGCGCGACCGCCAGCCTGCGCGGCCGCGACGGCTACGCCGCCTTCTCCGGCGCCAAGCACGCCACGCGCGCGCTGGCGCAGAGCATGTCGCGCGAGCTGGGGCCGCTGGGCGTGCACGTGGCGCACGTCGTGGTCGACGGCGCCATCGATACGGAGTGGATCAGGACCAACTTCCCGCAGCGCTACGCCGCGAAGGAGCACGACGGCATCCTCAACCCCGACCACATCGCCGAGAACTACTGGATGCTGCACAAGCAGCCGCGCGACGCCTGGACCCACGAGCTCGACCTGCGCCCGTGGTCGGAGAGCTGGTGA